A region of Burkholderiales bacterium JOSHI_001 DNA encodes the following proteins:
- a CDS encoding putative O-linked N-acetylglucosamine transferase, SPINDLY family, which yields MTATSTAELNAAAQADGWGALLQQAATGTQPLQWLIDNAQRLAAQGQAAQAAQLYEAWVGHTASPHLHVACFNWGTLLASLGRGADATAAYRRALALLPGFAQARVNLGHELERQGENEQALAEWRTVAEASLKAPNPDRELTAHAMNNQARLLEQLKRFDEAEAWMRRSLEFDPLQPSVIQHYVHIRQKQCEWPVYSPVGQVTANQLLCHTSALAMLSASDDPALQLLAARQFVAERVPKPGPALFDANRVPGDKLRIGYLSGDLHMHAVGLLTVELLELHDKSRFEVFGYCWGRNDGTSIRARILAALDHHVPIAGMDDLSAARRIAADGIDVLIDLQGLTNGARPAILVNRPAPVQVSYLGLPATSALPGVDWILADDFVVPPELRPCLSEKPIYLPNCYQSSDRQRDMAPRPQRNTYGLPEDAFVYCSFNNNFKFTPEVFGAWMRMLKAVPNSVLWLLADNRWAEANMRAFAKENGVDAARLIFAPRVSPAEYVARFQLADLVLDTFPYNAGTTANDVLWAGTPILTLSGRSYISRMCGSLLTAVGLPELITTSLAEYEQRAIQIGRQPARSASYKRYLAEEGRRSALFDMPRFVRDYETALDRIARDPAARRGDSFRLNPTGPHG from the coding sequence ATGACCGCCACCTCCACCGCCGAACTGAACGCCGCCGCCCAGGCCGATGGCTGGGGCGCGCTGCTGCAGCAGGCCGCCACCGGCACCCAGCCGCTGCAGTGGCTGATCGACAACGCCCAGCGCCTGGCCGCGCAAGGCCAGGCGGCCCAGGCCGCGCAGCTGTACGAAGCCTGGGTGGGCCACACCGCGTCGCCCCACCTGCACGTGGCCTGCTTCAACTGGGGCACGCTGCTGGCGTCCCTGGGCCGCGGCGCCGATGCCACCGCGGCCTACCGCCGCGCCCTGGCCCTGCTGCCCGGCTTTGCGCAGGCGCGGGTGAACCTGGGCCATGAACTGGAACGCCAGGGTGAAAACGAACAGGCCCTGGCCGAATGGCGCACCGTGGCCGAGGCCAGCCTGAAGGCACCCAACCCCGACCGCGAACTGACCGCGCACGCGATGAACAACCAGGCGCGCTTGCTGGAGCAGCTGAAGCGCTTCGACGAGGCCGAAGCCTGGATGCGCCGCAGCCTGGAGTTCGACCCGCTGCAGCCCAGCGTCATCCAGCACTATGTGCACATCCGCCAGAAGCAGTGCGAATGGCCGGTGTATTCGCCCGTGGGCCAGGTCACTGCCAACCAGCTGCTATGCCACACCTCGGCGCTGGCCATGCTGAGCGCCAGCGACGACCCCGCGCTGCAGTTGCTGGCCGCACGCCAGTTCGTGGCCGAGCGCGTGCCCAAGCCCGGCCCGGCGCTGTTCGACGCGAACCGGGTGCCGGGCGACAAGCTGCGCATCGGCTACCTCAGCGGCGACCTGCACATGCACGCCGTGGGCCTGCTCACCGTGGAACTGCTGGAACTGCACGACAAGAGCCGCTTCGAGGTCTTCGGCTACTGCTGGGGCCGCAACGACGGCACGTCCATCCGCGCGCGCATCCTGGCCGCGCTGGACCACCATGTGCCCATAGCCGGCATGGACGACCTGAGCGCCGCGCGCCGCATCGCCGCCGACGGCATCGACGTGCTGATCGACCTGCAGGGCCTGACCAACGGAGCCCGACCCGCCATCCTGGTGAACCGGCCCGCGCCGGTGCAGGTGAGCTACCTCGGCCTGCCCGCCACCAGCGCATTGCCCGGGGTGGACTGGATCCTGGCCGACGACTTCGTGGTGCCGCCCGAATTGCGCCCCTGCCTGAGCGAAAAGCCAATCTACCTGCCGAACTGCTACCAAAGCAGCGACCGCCAGCGCGACATGGCGCCGCGCCCCCAGCGCAACACCTACGGCCTGCCCGAAGACGCCTTCGTCTACTGCAGCTTCAACAACAACTTCAAGTTCACGCCCGAGGTGTTCGGGGCCTGGATGCGCATGCTGAAAGCCGTGCCGAACAGCGTGCTGTGGCTGCTGGCCGACAACCGCTGGGCCGAGGCCAACATGCGCGCCTTCGCCAAGGAAAACGGCGTGGACGCGGCGCGCCTGATCTTCGCGCCGCGCGTGTCCCCGGCCGAATATGTCGCCCGTTTCCAGCTGGCCGACCTGGTGCTGGACACCTTCCCCTACAACGCCGGCACCACAGCGAACGACGTGCTGTGGGCGGGCACACCCATCCTCACGCTGTCCGGCCGCAGCTACATCAGCCGCATGTGCGGCAGCCTGCTCACGGCCGTCGGCTTGCCCGAACTCATCACCACCAGCCTGGCCGAGTACGAACAGCGCGCCATCCAGATCGGCCGCCAGCCGGCCCGGTCGGCCAGCTACAAGCGCTACCTGGCCGAAGAAGGACGGCGCAGCGCGCTGTTCGACATGCCGCGCTTCGTGCGCGACTACGAAACCGCCCTGGACAGGATCGCACGCGACCCCGCGGCGCGGCGCGGTGACAGCTTCCGCCTGAACCCGACGGGGCCGCATGGCTGA
- a CDS encoding type I secretion system ATPase, LssB family (PFAM: ABC transporter transmembrane region; ABC transporter~TIGRFAM: type I secretion system ATPase, LssB family) gives MADTRPPEVGPAPIEPGLAFDAGTPYNPDSDALLQALVWLCAHHGRDRSALNLLDGQALAAPLDAGRAVGLLQRAGFEAEAVRRTPTDLNALLFPAVLVLKNDDAAIITRRLPAEAGQPLRYELVMPAAGMQKMVAAEDELLAEYSGVLLLAAPLAETRQVEGDSPAAADHWLWGTIKQLSPYYRAAMLAALLSNVLMLATGIFTSTVFDKVIPHNALATLWAVSIGAVLAIAFDLAARQLRNNLIDTAGKKADLALGSKLFRQTLALRMEHRPASAGTFAHQLAQIESVRDFCASASLAALSDLPFVLLFIGMTAFVAGPVAWVLVVAAPLVIAMALVTQALLKRSTSAQMREQADLHGLLVEAVEGLEDLKAAGAQGQFLRKYERNMVAAAVASLQARKLSSWINNIAMVMQQFVTVAMIFWGVYLIQEGGLTSGALMASVMFGSRAIAPLGSVVALASRWQGARAAMLALNRVMALPVEHASSAPLATPKLSGQVRLAEVGFGYPDAAGNAGHAVLKGINLAIQPGERVALLGRIGSGKSTILRLIGGLYQPREGRVEVDGIDLRQLDALDYRAQIGFVSQEPRLFNANLRDNVLLGRVLADAGRLAEVARLTGLDRVAAGHPQGFAMAVGESGCLLSGGQRQLVALARALVTQPRILLLDEPTSSMDAQSEALFVKQLKAATQGVTLVAVTHRPAVLDLVDRVVVVDNGKVVMDGPKAKVLAALAGGAPGAAPPQAATAPPGPPIQKPAPQATATPPPLPERAAA, from the coding sequence ATGGCTGACACACGGCCGCCCGAGGTGGGCCCGGCGCCCATCGAACCCGGTTTGGCGTTCGATGCCGGCACGCCCTACAACCCCGACAGCGATGCCCTGCTGCAGGCGCTGGTGTGGTTGTGCGCCCACCATGGCCGTGACCGCAGCGCATTGAACCTGCTGGACGGCCAGGCCCTGGCGGCGCCGCTGGACGCCGGCCGCGCCGTGGGCCTGCTGCAGCGCGCCGGCTTCGAGGCCGAGGCGGTGCGCCGCACCCCCACCGACCTGAACGCCCTGCTGTTCCCCGCGGTGCTGGTGCTGAAGAACGACGACGCGGCCATCATCACCCGCCGCCTGCCCGCGGAAGCCGGCCAGCCGCTGCGTTATGAACTCGTCATGCCGGCCGCCGGCATGCAGAAGATGGTGGCCGCCGAAGACGAACTGCTGGCCGAATACAGCGGCGTGCTGCTGCTGGCCGCGCCCCTGGCCGAGACCCGGCAGGTGGAAGGCGACAGCCCCGCCGCGGCCGACCACTGGCTGTGGGGCACGATCAAGCAGCTGTCGCCCTACTACCGTGCCGCCATGCTGGCGGCGCTGCTGAGCAACGTGCTGATGCTGGCCACCGGCATCTTCACCTCCACCGTGTTCGACAAGGTGATCCCGCACAACGCCCTGGCCACGCTGTGGGCGGTGTCCATCGGTGCGGTGCTGGCCATTGCCTTTGACCTGGCGGCGCGCCAGCTGCGCAACAACCTGATCGACACCGCCGGCAAGAAGGCCGACCTGGCGCTGGGCAGCAAGCTCTTCCGCCAGACCCTGGCGCTGCGCATGGAACACCGGCCGGCCTCGGCCGGCACCTTCGCGCACCAGCTGGCGCAGATTGAGAGCGTGCGCGACTTTTGTGCCAGCGCGTCGCTGGCGGCTCTGTCGGACCTGCCCTTCGTGCTGCTGTTCATCGGCATGACCGCCTTCGTGGCCGGGCCGGTGGCCTGGGTGCTGGTGGTGGCCGCGCCGCTGGTCATCGCCATGGCCCTGGTGACCCAGGCCCTGCTCAAGCGCAGCACCTCGGCCCAGATGCGCGAGCAGGCCGACCTGCACGGCCTGCTGGTGGAAGCGGTGGAAGGCCTGGAAGACCTGAAGGCCGCCGGCGCGCAAGGCCAGTTCCTGCGCAAGTACGAACGCAACATGGTGGCCGCTGCGGTGGCGTCGCTGCAGGCGCGAAAGCTGTCCAGCTGGATCAACAACATCGCCATGGTGATGCAGCAGTTCGTCACCGTGGCCATGATCTTCTGGGGCGTGTACCTCATCCAGGAAGGCGGGCTGACCTCCGGCGCGCTGATGGCCAGCGTGATGTTCGGCAGCCGCGCCATCGCCCCGCTGGGCAGCGTGGTGGCCCTGGCCAGCCGCTGGCAGGGCGCGCGCGCCGCCATGCTGGCGCTGAACCGCGTGATGGCCCTGCCGGTGGAACACGCCAGCAGCGCCCCGCTGGCCACGCCGAAGTTGAGCGGCCAGGTGCGCCTGGCCGAGGTGGGCTTCGGCTACCCGGACGCCGCCGGCAACGCCGGCCATGCGGTGCTGAAGGGCATCAACCTGGCCATCCAGCCCGGTGAGCGCGTGGCCCTGCTGGGGCGCATCGGCAGCGGCAAGAGCACCATCCTGCGCCTGATCGGTGGCCTGTACCAGCCGCGCGAAGGCCGGGTGGAGGTGGACGGCATCGACCTGCGCCAGCTGGACGCGCTGGACTACCGCGCGCAGATCGGTTTCGTGTCGCAGGAGCCGCGCCTGTTCAACGCCAACCTGCGCGACAACGTGCTGCTGGGCCGCGTGCTGGCCGACGCCGGTCGCCTGGCCGAGGTGGCGCGCCTGACCGGCCTGGACCGCGTGGCCGCCGGCCACCCTCAGGGTTTTGCCATGGCGGTGGGCGAAAGTGGGTGCCTGTTGAGTGGTGGGCAACGGCAATTGGTGGCGCTGGCGCGGGCCCTGGTCACCCAGCCGCGCATCCTGCTGCTGGACGAGCCCACCAGTTCGATGGACGCGCAGAGCGAAGCCCTGTTCGTCAAACAGCTGAAGGCCGCCACCCAGGGCGTCACGCTCGTGGCCGTGACCCACCGCCCCGCCGTGCTGGACCTGGTGGACCGGGTGGTGGTGGTGGACAACGGCAAGGTGGTGATGGACGGCCCCAAGGCCAAGGTGCTGGCCGCGCTGGCCGGCGGCGCCCCGGGGGCCGCGCCGCCGCAGGCCGCCACGGCCCCGCCCGGCCCGCCGATCCAGAAGCCCGCGCCGCAAGCCACGGCCACGCCACCGCCCCTGCCCGAACGCGCAGCGGCCTGA
- a CDS encoding type I secretion membrane fusion protein, HlyD family (PFAM: HlyD family secretion protein~TIGRFAM: type I secretion membrane fusion protein, HlyD family), whose product MRWPWQKAASTPSPGRIQLRPGDERFIDGAHALQSRDGLRAASAAVTLMVAAVVVALAWAAFTEVDQVTRAEATVVPDGREQVISHLEGGILLDLPVREGTLVQAGQVLLQLDPTRFLAQKSESEAKGRALRATIARLAAEAAGRQPVFPPELKDAPEVTEPEMEAFTARQLALQDAVGTTRRGMALVQAELDMAQAMAAKGLLSVVEVIRLQRQMNDMRLTVQERINRHRQDASSELVKVRNELAQLEEQAVVREDALTRAVLRSPVQGVVKNIRIGTKGSVVQAGAPIMEIVPLGPKLLIEARVKPSDVGFVRVGQRAEVKLATYEYQTYGGLQGVVEMLSPDTLRDPNRGSPGDYYKALVRSDRSTLHAAGQALPVIPGMTATVEIHAGKRSVLSLLVRPMMKFREAFSER is encoded by the coding sequence ATGCGCTGGCCCTGGCAAAAAGCCGCCTCCACCCCCTCGCCCGGCCGCATCCAACTGCGCCCGGGCGACGAGCGTTTCATCGACGGTGCGCACGCGCTGCAGTCGCGTGATGGCCTGCGCGCGGCCAGCGCTGCGGTCACGCTGATGGTGGCCGCCGTGGTGGTGGCCCTGGCCTGGGCCGCGTTCACCGAGGTGGACCAGGTCACCCGCGCCGAAGCCACCGTGGTGCCCGACGGGCGCGAGCAGGTGATTTCCCACCTGGAAGGCGGCATCCTGCTGGACCTGCCCGTGCGTGAAGGAACCCTGGTGCAGGCCGGCCAGGTGCTGCTGCAGCTGGACCCCACGCGCTTCCTGGCGCAAAAGTCCGAGAGCGAAGCCAAGGGCCGCGCGCTGCGCGCCACCATCGCCCGCCTGGCGGCCGAAGCCGCGGGCCGCCAACCGGTGTTCCCGCCCGAGTTGAAGGACGCGCCGGAAGTGACCGAGCCGGAAATGGAAGCCTTCACCGCGCGCCAACTGGCGCTGCAGGACGCCGTGGGCACCACCCGCCGCGGCATGGCCCTGGTGCAGGCCGAACTGGACATGGCCCAGGCCATGGCGGCCAAGGGCCTGCTGTCGGTGGTGGAGGTCATCCGCCTGCAACGCCAGATGAACGACATGCGCCTGACGGTGCAGGAACGCATCAACCGCCACCGCCAGGACGCCAGCAGCGAACTGGTGAAGGTGCGCAACGAACTGGCGCAACTGGAAGAGCAGGCCGTGGTGCGCGAGGACGCGCTCACCCGCGCCGTGCTGCGTTCACCGGTGCAGGGCGTGGTGAAGAACATCCGCATCGGCACCAAGGGCAGCGTGGTGCAGGCCGGTGCGCCCATCATGGAAATCGTGCCGCTGGGCCCGAAGTTGCTGATCGAGGCCCGCGTGAAGCCCAGCGACGTGGGTTTCGTGCGCGTGGGCCAGCGCGCCGAGGTGAAGCTGGCCACCTACGAATACCAGACCTACGGCGGCCTGCAGGGCGTGGTGGAAATGTTGAGCCCCGACACCCTGCGCGACCCCAACCGCGGCAGCCCGGGCGACTACTACAAGGCCCTGGTGCGCAGCGACCGCAGCACGCTGCACGCGGCCGGCCAGGCGCTGCCGGTGATCCCCGGCATGACGGCGACGGTGGAAATCCACGCCGGCAAGCGCAGCGTGCTCAGCCTGCTGGTGCGGCCGATGATGAAGTTCCGCGAGGCCTTCTCGGAGCGCTGA
- a CDS encoding outer membrane protein (PFAM: Outer membrane efflux protein), with the protein MTDTARQAVMRFQIANKIYPLVATAAAVMAFASTRADAACIDTHADAPTEGASPMAVGEPRERLQAMANQALSRSAQVGAAKLLGEAALADLAETRAATRPLASLNANLGAQGASTKGLASTSGVAAGAALSVSAPLFDSGRNAALVDWRSAMADAARLGQLSAQEQVVFQTVAMALDRNRYRLQTQVYDQYGRKMECLVDALKQIVAADKGRASELVQARKSLQQAELMREQAATALAQAEVRLRRFVGDPLPSGEGITSVLMRTPDPVDVIASMPAAPDVAGLRKQVEAAKDYARAVEAGNKLQVGWTAGARGAAGGGASETKSFSAGITVNVPLFNAGAEHAQSAAKLRATAIARQLEDVLDARKSRVYEVHSQATSALDRAKRVSEVLRDSDTLRNVTVQQWRQLGRRSLFDVMAAEGDHYNLRVSYINALYDALQANAMMYSLGTGLNAWLMK; encoded by the coding sequence ATGACCGACACCGCCCGCCAGGCCGTCATGCGCTTTCAAATCGCCAACAAGATCTACCCGCTGGTGGCCACCGCCGCCGCCGTGATGGCCTTCGCCAGCACGCGCGCCGACGCTGCCTGCATCGACACCCACGCCGACGCACCCACCGAAGGCGCCAGCCCCATGGCGGTGGGCGAGCCGCGCGAACGCCTGCAGGCCATGGCCAACCAGGCCCTGTCGCGCAGCGCGCAGGTGGGTGCTGCGAAGCTGTTGGGCGAAGCCGCGCTGGCCGACCTGGCCGAAACCCGCGCCGCCACCCGGCCACTGGCCAGCCTGAACGCCAACCTGGGGGCGCAGGGCGCCTCCACCAAGGGCCTGGCCAGCACCTCGGGCGTGGCCGCCGGCGCGGCCTTGAGTGTGAGCGCGCCCTTGTTCGACAGTGGCCGAAACGCCGCGTTGGTGGACTGGCGAAGCGCCATGGCCGACGCGGCACGGCTGGGGCAGTTGTCCGCGCAGGAGCAGGTGGTGTTCCAGACCGTGGCCATGGCGCTGGACCGCAACCGCTACCGCCTGCAGACCCAGGTCTACGACCAGTACGGCCGCAAGATGGAATGCCTGGTGGATGCGCTCAAGCAGATCGTGGCCGCCGACAAGGGCCGCGCCAGCGAACTGGTGCAGGCCCGCAAGAGCCTGCAGCAGGCCGAGCTGATGCGCGAGCAGGCCGCCACCGCGCTGGCCCAGGCCGAGGTGCGCCTGCGCCGTTTCGTGGGCGACCCGCTGCCCTCGGGCGAGGGCATCACCTCGGTGCTGATGCGCACGCCCGACCCGGTGGATGTCATCGCCAGCATGCCGGCCGCCCCCGATGTGGCGGGGCTGCGCAAGCAGGTGGAAGCTGCCAAGGACTACGCCCGCGCGGTGGAAGCCGGCAACAAGCTGCAGGTGGGCTGGACCGCCGGCGCGCGCGGCGCGGCCGGTGGCGGCGCCAGCGAGACCAAGTCCTTCAGCGCCGGCATCACCGTGAACGTGCCGCTGTTCAATGCCGGGGCCGAGCATGCCCAAAGCGCGGCCAAGCTGCGCGCCACGGCCATCGCCCGCCAGTTGGAGGACGTGCTGGACGCGCGCAAGTCCCGCGTGTACGAGGTGCATTCCCAGGCCACGTCGGCCCTGGACCGTGCCAAGCGCGTCTCCGAGGTGCTGCGCGATTCCGACACCCTGCGCAACGTCACCGTGCAGCAATGGCGCCAGCTGGGGCGGCGCAGCCTGTTCGACGTGATGGCGGCCGAAGGCGACCACTACAACCTGCGCGTGTCCTACATCAATGCGCTGTACGACGCGCTGCAGGCCAACGCGATGATGTATTCCCTCGGAACAGGCCTGAATGCGTGGTTGATGAAGTGA
- a CDS encoding formyltetrahydrofolate deformylase (PFAM: ACT domain; Formyl transferase~TIGRFAM: formyltetrahydrofolate deformylase) yields the protein MFRPEEFVLTLSCRDTTGIVYAVSGLLFQAGCNILDSQQFGDVDGDDATGLFFMRVHFSAPPHLAEPGTLDTLFAHVRQQYGLQACFHRLAQRARVLLMVSQHGHCLNDLLFRWQSGQLAVDIPAIVSNHASFAELAKNYGLPFHHLPLPAGADPATKRAQEMQVQQLVERERVDLVVLARYMQILSPEFCAALAGRAINIHHSFLPSFKGAKPYYQAHARGVKLIGATAHYVTADLDEGPIIEQDVARVDHGHSAEDLTAAGRDVECQVLARAVRWHVQHRVLMNGHKTVVFK from the coding sequence ATGTTCCGCCCCGAAGAATTCGTCCTTACGCTGTCCTGCCGGGACACCACCGGCATCGTCTATGCCGTCTCGGGCCTGCTGTTCCAGGCCGGCTGCAACATCCTGGATTCGCAGCAGTTCGGTGATGTGGACGGCGACGACGCCACCGGCCTGTTCTTCATGCGGGTGCACTTCTCGGCCCCGCCGCACCTGGCCGAGCCCGGCACGCTGGACACCCTGTTCGCCCATGTGCGCCAGCAGTACGGCCTGCAGGCGTGCTTTCACCGCCTGGCGCAGCGCGCGCGCGTGCTGCTCATGGTCAGCCAGCACGGCCACTGCCTGAACGACCTGCTGTTCCGCTGGCAAAGCGGGCAACTGGCCGTCGACATCCCGGCCATCGTGTCCAACCACGCCAGCTTTGCTGAACTGGCGAAGAACTACGGCCTGCCCTTCCACCACCTGCCGCTGCCGGCGGGCGCGGACCCCGCCACCAAGCGTGCGCAGGAAATGCAGGTGCAGCAACTCGTGGAACGCGAGCGCGTGGACCTGGTGGTGCTGGCGCGCTACATGCAGATCTTGAGCCCCGAGTTCTGCGCCGCGCTGGCCGGTCGGGCGATCAACATCCACCACAGCTTCCTGCCCAGCTTCAAGGGCGCCAAGCCCTATTACCAGGCCCATGCGCGCGGCGTGAAGCTGATCGGCGCCACAGCGCACTACGTCACCGCCGACCTGGACGAAGGCCCCATCATCGAACAGGACGTGGCCCGGGTGGACCACGGCCATTCGGCCGAGGACCTCACCGCCGCCGGCCGCGATGTGGAATGCCAGGTGCTGGCGCGCGCGGTGCGCTGGCACGTGCAGCACCGTGTGCTGATGAACGGCCACAAGACCGTGGTCTTCAAGTAG
- a CDS encoding ketosteroid isomerase-like enzyme (PFAM: Calcium/calmodulin dependent protein kinase II Association), whose product MPRHPARAAHLLAAPDDAESQFYEALREGDIDKMMAVWHDDDEVVCVHPGGARVVGTAAIRAAFESIFANGSIPVQPDRIRRVHSLDAAMHSVVERFEMNTPEGRQSGSVVATNVYLKTAEGWRMVLHHASPGSAGEPVEVVEAPSVLH is encoded by the coding sequence ATGCCGCGCCATCCCGCCCGCGCCGCCCACTTGCTGGCCGCACCCGACGACGCCGAAAGCCAGTTCTACGAAGCCCTGCGCGAAGGCGACATCGACAAGATGATGGCCGTGTGGCACGACGACGACGAGGTGGTGTGCGTGCACCCGGGCGGCGCGCGTGTGGTGGGCACCGCGGCCATCCGGGCCGCTTTCGAGTCCATCTTCGCCAACGGCAGCATCCCGGTGCAACCCGATCGGATCCGCCGCGTGCACTCGCTGGACGCGGCCATGCACAGCGTGGTGGAACGCTTCGAGATGAACACCCCCGAGGGACGGCAAAGCGGCAGCGTGGTGGCCACCAATGTCTACCTGAAGACGGCCGAGGGATGGCGCATGGTGCTTCACCACGCCAGCCCCGGCAGCGCCGGCGAGCCGGTGGAAGTGGTGGAAGCCCCATCGGTCCTGCATTGA
- a CDS encoding putative hydrolase of the alpha/beta-hydrolase fold (PFAM: alpha/beta hydrolase fold) has translation MDAHRAPWWLPGGNAQTIWPALFSHRVSGPALAWRRERWATPDADFIDVDFLADSAAGAPLLVLFHGLEGSSQSHYAQAFADVARRAGWAFCVPHFRGCSGELNLAPRAYHSGDFEEVGWVLQRLRERQAAPLRVVGVSLGGNALLRWAEEAGDTAGATAAAVAALSSPIDLAASGRAIGRGFNRQVYTRMFLRSMKPKALAKLAQHPGLFSRERLAAARDLYEFDDVFTGPLHGFRGVQDYWQRASAKPHLARIRIPALVLNARNDPFVPAHSLPGPHEVGRFVTLWQPPHGGHVGFAGGPPPGQVLSLPDAVMAWMRQVAPGASALG, from the coding sequence ATGGACGCGCACCGCGCCCCGTGGTGGCTGCCGGGCGGCAACGCCCAGACCATCTGGCCGGCGCTGTTTTCCCACCGGGTCAGCGGCCCGGCGCTGGCCTGGCGGCGTGAACGCTGGGCCACGCCGGACGCCGACTTCATCGACGTGGATTTCCTGGCCGACAGCGCGGCCGGCGCCCCGCTGCTGGTGCTGTTCCACGGGCTGGAGGGCAGCTCGCAGAGCCACTACGCCCAGGCCTTTGCCGATGTGGCGCGGCGCGCTGGCTGGGCCTTCTGCGTGCCGCACTTCCGCGGTTGCTCGGGCGAATTGAACCTGGCGCCGCGGGCCTACCACTCGGGCGACTTCGAGGAGGTGGGCTGGGTGCTGCAGCGCCTGCGTGAACGACAGGCGGCGCCATTGCGCGTGGTGGGCGTCTCGCTGGGTGGCAATGCGCTGCTGCGCTGGGCCGAAGAAGCGGGTGACACGGCTGGCGCCACCGCGGCTGCCGTGGCGGCTTTGAGTTCCCCCATCGACCTCGCGGCCAGCGGCCGGGCCATCGGCCGTGGCTTCAACCGGCAGGTGTACACGCGCATGTTCCTGCGCAGCATGAAACCCAAAGCCCTGGCCAAGCTGGCGCAGCACCCGGGCCTGTTCAGCCGCGAACGCCTGGCGGCGGCGCGCGACCTGTACGAATTCGACGACGTCTTCACCGGCCCGCTGCACGGCTTTCGGGGCGTGCAGGACTATTGGCAACGCGCGTCGGCCAAGCCGCACCTGGCCCGCATTCGCATCCCGGCCCTGGTGCTGAATGCGCGCAACGACCCCTTCGTGCCCGCCCACAGCCTGCCCGGGCCGCACGAGGTGGGGCGCTTTGTCACGCTGTGGCAGCCGCCGCACGGCGGCCATGTGGGCTTTGCCGGTGGCCCCCCGCCCGGCCAGGTGCTGTCATTGCCCGACGCGGTGATGGCCTGGATGCGGCAGGTGGCACCGGGGGCTTCGGCTTTGGGTTAG
- a CDS encoding Protein of unknown function (DUF2946) (PFAM: Protein of unknown function (DUF2946)) has protein sequence MDDIVRAALAKWPNVPHCFGWLALDARGDWYMRDERIQHAGPFPRVKGSRIDHPKLKAFIERNYDADEHGAWFFQNGPQRVYLQLEAAPWVWRLQWRGDELQLRSHTGRDAVLNTGDGCLLDEHGRLFLATDIGLGLVHTQDMDDAARAVELGRWSPQDVAFAALPQRFGYQLDPRP, from the coding sequence ATGGACGACATCGTCAGGGCCGCGCTGGCCAAGTGGCCGAACGTGCCGCATTGCTTTGGCTGGCTGGCGCTGGACGCGCGGGGCGACTGGTACATGCGCGACGAACGCATCCAGCACGCCGGCCCCTTCCCGCGGGTGAAGGGCAGCCGCATCGACCACCCCAAGCTCAAGGCCTTCATCGAGCGCAACTACGACGCCGACGAACACGGCGCCTGGTTCTTCCAGAACGGCCCCCAGCGGGTTTACCTGCAGCTGGAGGCGGCGCCCTGGGTGTGGCGCCTGCAGTGGCGGGGCGATGAACTGCAGTTGCGCAGCCACACAGGCCGCGACGCGGTGCTGAACACCGGCGACGGCTGCCTGCTGGACGAACACGGCCGCCTGTTCCTGGCCACCGACATCGGCCTGGGCCTGGTGCACACCCAGGACATGGACGACGCCGCGCGCGCGGTGGAACTGGGCCGGTGGTCGCCCCAGGACGTGGCCTTCGCCGCGCTGCCGCAACGCTTCGGCTACCAGCTCGACCCGCGGCCATGA
- a CDS encoding cytochrome c5 (PFAM: Cytochrome c) — translation MSDAPHSEHEVHEGPIKTPKQLIVSVIASFVVPVILIIMLTNFVSWDNKPAAGSNGLTPEAVAQRIQPVGSIQIKAAGDASAVKTGEQVFAAQCSACHASGAAGAPKLGDAAAWGPRIATGLDALLTSALKGKGNMGAQGGGDHSDFEIARAIVYMANQAGGKLDEPKAPAAAASAASAAN, via the coding sequence ATGAGCGACGCCCCCCATTCCGAACACGAGGTCCATGAAGGCCCGATCAAGACGCCCAAGCAGCTGATCGTGAGTGTGATTGCTTCGTTCGTGGTGCCTGTGATCCTGATCATCATGCTGACGAATTTCGTGTCCTGGGACAACAAGCCCGCGGCCGGCAGCAATGGGCTGACCCCTGAAGCGGTGGCCCAGCGCATCCAGCCGGTGGGCAGCATCCAGATCAAGGCGGCGGGCGACGCCAGCGCGGTGAAAACCGGCGAACAAGTGTTTGCCGCCCAGTGCTCGGCCTGTCACGCCAGCGGCGCCGCGGGCGCGCCCAAGCTGGGCGACGCGGCAGCCTGGGGCCCGCGCATCGCCACCGGCCTGGACGCACTGCTGACCTCGGCCCTCAAGGGCAAGGGCAACATGGGCGCGCAAGGCGGCGGCGACCACAGCGATTTCGAGATCGCGCGCGCGATCGTCTACATGGCCAACCAGGCCGGCGGCAAGCTGGACGAACCCAAGGCCCCGGCGGCAGCCGCATCGGCCGCCAGCGCGGCGAACTGA